One Rhodothermales bacterium genomic window carries:
- a CDS encoding 4-phosphoerythronate dehydrogenase, translating to MLRILCDEKMPHAREAFASLGTVVTLPVHNIVREAVMETDILLVRSGLRVDATLLDGTPVRYVASATAGTDHVDRAYLAGRGIPFDFAPGCNADSVVEYVFAALFHLAAERGSQLEGKTLGIVGCGHVGGRLARRAPALGLRVLCCDPPLAEATGGAEYHAYADILAASDIITLHTPLAREGEHPTFHLMDADALRRMKPGAWLINASRGSVVDGRALGEAIDHGRLGAVVLDVWEGEPEVDLSLMRKVDLATPHIAGHSYEGKVNGTIQLYEALQRYLGVRGDWDAQTMLAPGPGDRLSLTWPATARSQEAGLRLVVRAMYDILVDDRAFREALTTPADDQAALFRRLRRDYLRRR from the coding sequence ATGCTTCGCATACTCTGTGATGAAAAGATGCCGCACGCACGGGAGGCGTTTGCGAGCCTTGGAACGGTCGTTACGTTACCCGTACATAACATTGTGCGCGAAGCCGTAATGGAAACCGACATCTTGTTGGTCCGGAGTGGGCTCCGCGTCGATGCTACGTTGCTGGATGGGACGCCGGTGCGGTATGTGGCCAGTGCAACGGCCGGCACCGATCACGTGGATCGCGCCTACCTGGCCGGCCGGGGCATCCCGTTCGACTTTGCACCGGGATGTAATGCGGATTCGGTGGTCGAGTATGTCTTCGCGGCGTTATTTCATCTGGCGGCGGAACGGGGGAGTCAGCTTGAAGGCAAGACGCTCGGGATCGTGGGATGCGGCCATGTTGGCGGCCGGCTGGCGCGGCGGGCGCCGGCGCTGGGCCTCCGGGTGCTGTGCTGCGATCCCCCTCTGGCCGAGGCGACGGGTGGCGCGGAGTATCACGCCTATGCGGACATTCTCGCGGCTTCGGATATCATCACCTTACATACCCCTCTCGCTCGGGAAGGCGAGCACCCGACCTTTCACCTGATGGATGCCGATGCGCTGCGGAGGATGAAACCGGGCGCCTGGCTTATCAATGCGTCGCGCGGCTCCGTAGTTGACGGCCGTGCCCTGGGCGAAGCGATCGACCATGGCCGGCTAGGGGCCGTCGTGCTGGACGTGTGGGAAGGAGAGCCGGAGGTCGACCTCAGCCTCATGCGCAAGGTCGATCTCGCGACCCCGCATATCGCCGGGCACTCGTACGAGGGCAAAGTGAATGGCACGATCCAGTTATACGAAGCGTTGCAGCGCTACCTTGGCGTTCGGGGCGACTGGGATGCCCAAACGATGCTCGCCCCGGGGCCTGGCGACCGGCTCTCGTTGACCTGGCCGGCAACGGCGCGCAGCCAGGAGGCCGGTCTGCGTTTGGTTGTGCGCGCCATGTACGACATTCTGGTAGATGACCGGGCTTTTCGCGAAGCACTGACGACGCCGGCGGACGACCAGGCCGCACTGTTTCGACGGCTGCGTCGGGATTACCTCCGGCGGCG
- a CDS encoding cell wall hydrolase: MARTETSNVDPFASRFDSLAVWPAPDGSIQLQPHRLPVVPDSVIDHETLWLARCIFSETKRPEEQELIAWVVRNRVESAYRGKSSYRDVVLDPFQFSAFNVESTESTYYSSIPLQYDETGWQRALSIAYYVRHARPQYRPFSAETLHFYSQQSMIGQREPVWARGLTPIRPPEHFRLDDRRFRFFAGIS; encoded by the coding sequence ATGGCGCGAACGGAGACTTCGAACGTAGACCCATTCGCCTCGCGTTTCGATTCGCTTGCGGTGTGGCCGGCTCCCGATGGCTCCATTCAACTCCAGCCTCACCGCCTGCCTGTCGTTCCGGATTCCGTGATCGACCACGAAACTCTCTGGCTCGCCCGCTGCATTTTTTCGGAGACCAAGCGCCCGGAAGAACAGGAACTGATCGCATGGGTGGTCCGGAACCGGGTTGAATCCGCCTATCGGGGCAAATCATCCTACCGGGATGTCGTGCTCGATCCGTTCCAGTTCAGCGCGTTTAATGTCGAATCGACGGAGTCCACCTACTATTCGTCGATTCCGCTACAGTACGACGAGACGGGCTGGCAACGCGCCCTCAGTATAGCGTATTACGTACGCCACGCACGCCCCCAGTATCGGCCCTTCTCGGCGGAGACCTTACATTTTTACAGCCAGCAATCGATGATCGGCCAGCGCGAACCGGTCTGGGCCCGCGGGCTGACCCCCATCCGGCCGCCCGAACACTTCCGGCTCGACGATCGCCGCTTCCGCTTCTTTGCGGGAATCTCGTGA
- a CDS encoding outer membrane beta-barrel protein, whose protein sequence is MKMIRLYGIAVLVGVMMGLTPAQEAAGQLGFSVGVNYSKLSDIDLGSGATRFEDASGWHAEIWFDMPIGPLAMRPGLRYMQAGSVFEFANDANANFRDDFNVSMFEVPLDFRFRFNMEIATPYVAIGPVIRFPSAGRGEVSGMKSLNIGGGFGVGLEMDLGAVLLYPELKFTFGITSFTEETFEIENIAFTADENQQLNGVMIRLGIGLK, encoded by the coding sequence ATGAAAATGATACGTTTGTATGGTATAGCGGTACTCGTTGGAGTGATGATGGGTCTGACGCCCGCGCAAGAGGCGGCCGGCCAGTTGGGCTTCTCGGTGGGCGTGAACTATAGTAAATTGTCGGATATCGACCTCGGCAGCGGGGCTACTCGCTTCGAAGATGCCTCCGGGTGGCATGCGGAGATCTGGTTCGATATGCCCATCGGCCCCCTGGCGATGCGGCCCGGTTTGCGGTACATGCAAGCGGGCAGCGTGTTTGAATTCGCCAACGACGCGAACGCCAACTTCAGGGATGATTTTAACGTGAGCATGTTTGAGGTGCCGCTGGATTTCCGGTTTCGATTCAACATGGAAATTGCCACGCCGTACGTAGCCATAGGGCCGGTGATCCGGTTTCCGTCCGCCGGCCGCGGGGAGGTCTCCGGGATGAAGTCGCTCAACATTGGTGGCGGCTTCGGCGTTGGGCTTGAGATGGACCTGGGCGCCGTCCTGCTTTATCCGGAGCTCAAGTTCACCTTCGGCATCACCTCGTTCACCGAAGAAACGTTTGAGATCGAGAACATCGCCTTCACGGCTGACGAGAATCAGCAGTTGAACGGCGTCATGATTCGCCTCGGAATCGGGTTGAAGTAA
- the bshA gene encoding N-acetyl-alpha-D-glucosaminyl L-malate synthase BshA gives MRIGITCYPVYGGSGVVATELGKALAARGHEIHFIAYALPFRLGKLTQNLYFHEVSVTSYPLFEYPPYTLNLTSMMTDLVRHQKLDLLHVHYAIPHATSAVLARQILQKEGIRIPVVTTLHGTDITIVGRDPSFAPVVNYSINESDAVTAVSEYLRRETIDYFDIKQDIEVIPNSIDSRQFRRLAAEELRMHLCPNCEKVLVHISNFRPVKNTLHVVQIFHRLRMEGHSIKLLLAGDGPDRVPAEHLARELGVYEDIRFLGKQDSVEEVLSISDVFLMPSGSETFGLAALEAMACEVPVVASDIGGLPELVVDGETGFLCPLGDIDAFVERTRRILTDDALAARMSKAARERALQLFDETAIVPMYEALYERTIERVRSAG, from the coding sequence ATGCGCATCGGTATCACCTGTTACCCGGTTTATGGCGGAAGTGGCGTAGTCGCCACTGAGCTCGGCAAGGCCCTCGCCGCCAGAGGCCACGAGATTCACTTTATCGCCTACGCTCTGCCCTTCCGTCTCGGCAAGCTGACACAGAATCTCTATTTCCATGAGGTCAGCGTCACCTCGTACCCCCTATTCGAATACCCGCCCTACACCCTCAACCTGACGAGTATGATGACGGATCTGGTCCGCCATCAGAAACTGGATCTGCTCCACGTCCACTACGCCATCCCGCATGCCACGAGCGCTGTCCTCGCCCGTCAGATCCTACAAAAAGAAGGGATCCGGATCCCGGTCGTAACCACCCTGCACGGGACCGATATCACGATCGTCGGGCGGGACCCCTCGTTCGCCCCCGTCGTCAATTATTCGATCAACGAATCCGACGCCGTCACGGCGGTATCCGAATACCTTCGCCGGGAGACCATCGACTACTTCGATATCAAGCAAGACATCGAGGTCATCCCTAACTCGATCGACTCCCGCCAGTTCAGACGGCTCGCGGCCGAGGAACTCCGGATGCATCTGTGCCCGAATTGCGAGAAGGTGCTCGTGCACATCTCCAATTTCCGGCCGGTGAAAAATACGTTGCACGTCGTTCAGATCTTTCACCGGCTCCGCATGGAAGGCCACAGCATCAAGCTGTTGCTGGCGGGCGACGGTCCGGATCGAGTACCGGCGGAGCATCTCGCGCGCGAACTCGGGGTCTACGAAGATATCCGCTTCCTGGGTAAACAAGACTCCGTCGAAGAGGTACTCTCCATCTCCGATGTTTTCCTGATGCCCAGCGGTTCGGAGACCTTCGGCCTGGCGGCGCTGGAGGCCATGGCGTGCGAGGTGCCGGTCGTGGCGAGCGACATTGGAGGACTACCCGAACTGGTAGTAGACGGCGAAACCGGGTTCCTGTGCCCGCTCGGCGATATCGACGCCTTCGTGGAACGCACCCGCCGCATCCTCACCGACGACGCCCTGGCGGCACGGATGAGCAAGGCCGCGCGTGAGCGTGCGCTGCAACTGTTCGACGAGACGGCCATCGTCCCGATGTACGAGGCGCTGTACGAACGCACGATCGAACGGGTGCGATCGGCCGGCTAA
- a CDS encoding DUF6404 family protein encodes MMHRDKVAAFVREAEAAGISPWVAAPAHFRLLWRLGIDVPPPLFHHTARLSVLEGALFGFFYGLFFLTMFTPGESLLCGLWVGLAFAWVAGTEYQLAKEGLDHIPQWDDYIPGYSLY; translated from the coding sequence ATGATGCACCGGGATAAAGTGGCGGCTTTCGTTCGTGAAGCGGAAGCGGCCGGTATCTCTCCCTGGGTGGCGGCGCCGGCGCATTTTCGCCTCTTGTGGCGACTCGGCATCGACGTTCCACCCCCGCTTTTCCATCACACGGCTCGACTGTCCGTTCTCGAAGGCGCCTTGTTCGGCTTCTTTTATGGTCTGTTTTTTCTGACGATGTTTACCCCGGGCGAGAGTCTGCTCTGCGGCCTCTGGGTGGGACTCGCCTTTGCCTGGGTCGCCGGCACGGAATACCAGCTGGCAAAAGAAGGCCTGGATCACATCCCGCAGTGGGACGATTACATTCCCGGTTATTCGTTGTACTAG
- a CDS encoding DUF5916 domain-containing protein codes for MLVLPAQAQPQSSAPTTSDDPLTADTFVPNEFPRLTIGRMQGDIAVDGELNDTGWRSAAIAQNFSEFFPVEKGRPSIAVRSYLTYDEQHLYVAFVIEDDPTQIRANLSDRDNIWQDDYVGFLLDTRGDGREVYFIASNPLGIQGDTRITTNNEDLGFDLIYKSEGRITDEGYQVEMAIPFRSLRFQAGEEQAWRATFWITHPRSSRSQYTWAAVDRDDPCWTCQYGYIEGIQGVKSGGNLEIMPGLTGSQAGALAVPGDPDAGFNNDKVTAEPSLDLKYGFTSALTADLSVNPDFSQIEADVAQIDVNSTFALFFPERRPFFQEGSDLFDTPIQTVYTRSINDPIVASKLTGQFGSTNVAYIGARDNTSPLLLPSEESSELLQGGKSWSNIVRAMRTFPNNSNVGALVTDRRLDNGGAGSTVALDASLRFLKYYRVQSQFVVSQTVEANAPEVSEGLNDVLFAGGRHTLGLDGESYGGSAVSTTLSRESRNAFTYVEYEQFSPTFRADNGFVNQNDARGLFLMQGFNFFPKKIALIDRIGPRVQAMRQWNYGGLQKEEFVRASVFTQMKRQTFLFAGYTHSWERFRGVAFDGLRSLNLELESNFSEPVSLGVNYEGGRDIARNVASPEIGKSLNLGAYATIRPTARLRLSPQISYSRLTDLDSGEAFFDGYIARLLTTYQFTRQLSLRAVAQYNDFSNRLDIDPLLTFRINPFSAFYIGSTHGLDSFNGRNPGDARYYVQTERQIFFKFQYLFRS; via the coding sequence GTGCTAGTTCTGCCAGCGCAAGCGCAACCCCAGTCGTCCGCGCCTACCACATCCGACGATCCCCTCACGGCCGACACATTTGTACCCAATGAATTTCCCCGGCTCACCATAGGCCGCATGCAGGGTGATATTGCCGTCGACGGAGAATTAAACGATACGGGGTGGCGTTCCGCGGCGATCGCGCAGAACTTCTCTGAATTTTTCCCTGTGGAGAAGGGCCGGCCTTCGATCGCCGTCCGCTCCTACCTGACGTACGACGAGCAGCATCTCTACGTGGCCTTCGTCATCGAGGACGACCCGACACAAATCCGAGCGAATCTGAGCGATCGCGATAACATCTGGCAGGACGATTATGTGGGTTTTTTGCTCGATACGCGGGGAGACGGGCGTGAGGTGTATTTCATCGCTTCCAATCCCCTGGGAATCCAGGGTGATACGCGTATCACGACGAACAACGAAGATCTGGGCTTCGACCTCATTTATAAGTCCGAGGGCCGGATCACGGACGAAGGGTATCAGGTGGAGATGGCGATTCCGTTTCGCAGCCTCCGCTTTCAGGCCGGCGAGGAACAGGCGTGGCGCGCCACCTTCTGGATCACCCACCCCAGGTCGAGCCGGAGCCAGTACACCTGGGCGGCCGTGGATCGCGATGACCCGTGCTGGACGTGCCAGTACGGTTATATAGAGGGCATTCAGGGCGTCAAGTCGGGTGGAAACCTCGAAATCATGCCCGGTCTGACCGGCTCGCAAGCGGGCGCGCTGGCCGTCCCGGGGGATCCTGATGCGGGGTTCAATAACGACAAGGTGACGGCTGAGCCTTCGCTCGACCTCAAGTACGGCTTCACGTCGGCGCTCACGGCGGACCTGTCGGTCAATCCGGACTTCAGCCAGATCGAGGCCGACGTGGCGCAGATCGACGTCAACTCCACCTTCGCGCTGTTTTTCCCCGAGCGCCGTCCGTTTTTCCAGGAAGGGAGCGATCTGTTCGATACGCCTATTCAAACCGTATACACGCGATCGATCAACGACCCGATCGTCGCCAGCAAGCTGACGGGGCAATTTGGTTCGACCAACGTGGCCTACATCGGCGCGCGAGATAACACGTCGCCGCTCCTGTTGCCTTCCGAGGAAAGCAGCGAGTTGCTGCAAGGAGGGAAAAGCTGGTCGAACATCGTCCGCGCGATGCGCACGTTCCCGAATAACTCCAACGTGGGCGCTCTGGTGACGGATCGCCGGCTGGATAACGGGGGCGCCGGCTCGACGGTGGCGCTTGATGCGTCGTTGCGGTTCCTGAAGTACTACCGCGTCCAGAGCCAGTTTGTCGTGAGCCAGACGGTGGAGGCGAATGCCCCGGAGGTTTCAGAAGGACTCAACGACGTGTTGTTTGCCGGCGGCCGGCACACGCTCGGCCTCGACGGCGAGTCGTACGGTGGCTCGGCGGTTTCCACGACCCTGAGCCGCGAGAGCCGCAACGCGTTTACCTACGTGGAATACGAACAGTTCAGTCCCACATTCAGGGCGGATAATGGGTTTGTCAACCAGAACGATGCCCGTGGCTTATTCTTGATGCAGGGGTTTAACTTCTTCCCGAAAAAGATCGCGCTGATCGATCGAATCGGTCCTCGCGTCCAGGCCATGCGGCAGTGGAATTACGGCGGCCTCCAGAAGGAGGAGTTCGTGCGAGCCAGCGTGTTCACCCAGATGAAGCGGCAGACGTTTTTGTTTGCCGGGTACACCCATTCGTGGGAGCGTTTTAGGGGTGTCGCGTTTGACGGACTCCGTAGCCTCAACCTGGAATTGGAGAGTAATTTCAGCGAGCCGGTGAGCCTGGGCGTGAACTATGAAGGAGGGCGGGACATCGCTCGTAACGTAGCGTCGCCAGAGATTGGCAAAAGCTTGAATCTGGGTGCATATGCCACGATCCGCCCGACGGCGCGGCTTCGACTTTCCCCCCAGATCAGCTATTCGCGCCTGACCGATCTGGATTCCGGCGAGGCCTTTTTTGACGGTTATATCGCCCGGTTGCTGACGACGTATCAGTTTACGCGCCAGCTTTCCCTGCGCGCCGTTGCGCAGTACAACGATTTTTCCAACCGATTGGACATCGATCCCTTGTTGACCTTCCGGATCAACCCGTTTTCTGCGTTCTACATCGGCTCGACGCATGGACTCGATTCGTTCAATGGACGAAACCCGGGCGACGCGCGGTATTACGTGCAGACGGAACGGCAGATCTTCTTCAAATTCCAGTACCTGTTCCGGTCATAA
- a CDS encoding MBL fold metallo-hydrolase: MMTIHSFSFNPFLTNCYIFSEGKEGILVDPSCQRASEIKSVLAYLETERIQIVRILLTHAHLDHIFGCAALCQALGVGYALHRSDAALIARAVDQAASFGIPMETPPEPADFLEEGDTVSLGASTWHILHTPGHSPGSICFFDAANRFVVSGDVLFHDSIGRTDLWKGSLPQLMASIFQKLVPLGDDVVVYPGHGPATTIGRERTQNPFLITA; the protein is encoded by the coding sequence ATGATGACCATCCACTCCTTTTCGTTTAACCCCTTTCTCACCAATTGCTACATCTTTAGCGAAGGGAAAGAGGGGATCCTGGTAGACCCCAGCTGCCAGCGCGCCAGCGAGATCAAGTCGGTGCTTGCCTATCTGGAGACCGAACGCATCCAGATCGTCCGAATCCTGCTTACACACGCCCATCTTGACCATATTTTTGGGTGCGCGGCGCTCTGCCAGGCGCTCGGGGTGGGGTATGCCCTGCACCGGTCGGACGCCGCGTTGATCGCCCGCGCCGTCGACCAGGCCGCCTCGTTTGGCATCCCGATGGAGACGCCTCCCGAGCCGGCGGACTTTCTCGAAGAGGGTGATACCGTTTCGCTAGGCGCATCGACCTGGCACATCCTCCACACCCCCGGTCATTCGCCAGGATCGATTTGTTTTTTCGATGCCGCGAACCGCTTCGTCGTTTCCGGGGACGTGCTTTTCCACGATTCTATTGGCCGAACCGACCTGTGGAAGGGCTCGCTGCCGCAACTCATGGCCTCCATCTTCCAGAAACTGGTCCCCCTCGGCGACGATGTCGTGGTCTATCCCGGCCACGGCCCGGCTACGACCATTGGTCGTGAGCGCACTCAGAATCCCTTCCTGATCACGGCCTGA
- a CDS encoding metallophosphoesterase has translation MTDISVYFIFLVVGLFLLDYYVYVHWKRLARAYRKLRWTLPVYGAALVTMPLTMPAYFAFSRWWEVEPKLVRALFFGVWVTYYLPKALIALVLLFKDLAHYITWLFRWFQLQLSPTPIPSEAAVTVAPSLDLTDMKRMGRRAFMRQMGWSAGSVPFVITGYGVFRSLYDFQVHRVIIPIPSLPPALDGLTIAQLSDLHAGSFFSERPMLEAASLTQALRPDLIVITGDYVNRDDAEFDRIAPGLRLLKAELGVYGSLGNHDHYANVDAVAARVRASNVDLLVNANRTFDINGARLNLIGTDNTGFNQHFADMPKALAGLAPPEPGAQLSLLLAHDPTYWDAHIRQQYPFIDLMLSGHTHGGQIGLELGPLRWSLARVAYSRWAGLYAEERAEAGDPQFLYVNRGLSTVGPPLRLGIRPEITLLTLRRTSAA, from the coding sequence ATGACCGACATAAGCGTCTATTTCATATTCCTGGTCGTCGGGCTTTTTTTGCTCGACTACTATGTGTACGTCCATTGGAAACGTCTGGCGCGGGCTTACAGGAAGCTGCGATGGACACTGCCTGTTTATGGAGCGGCACTGGTAACCATGCCGCTTACGATGCCGGCCTATTTTGCATTTTCCCGGTGGTGGGAGGTGGAACCCAAGCTGGTCCGCGCCCTGTTTTTCGGCGTATGGGTAACCTACTACTTGCCCAAGGCGCTCATCGCTTTGGTCCTGCTCTTCAAGGATCTTGCGCACTACATCACCTGGCTTTTCCGCTGGTTTCAACTGCAATTAAGCCCTACACCTATCCCATCAGAAGCCGCCGTTACGGTGGCGCCATCCCTGGATCTGACGGACATGAAGCGGATGGGCCGGCGGGCATTCATGCGGCAAATGGGGTGGTCGGCCGGCTCCGTCCCCTTTGTCATCACTGGCTACGGCGTGTTTCGTTCTCTGTATGACTTTCAGGTGCACAGGGTGATCATCCCGATCCCCTCCCTCCCGCCGGCCCTCGACGGCCTCACCATTGCCCAACTCTCGGACCTCCACGCCGGCTCATTCTTCAGTGAGCGGCCCATGCTTGAGGCGGCCTCACTCACGCAAGCCCTTCGCCCGGACCTTATCGTCATCACGGGCGACTATGTCAACAGGGACGATGCCGAGTTCGACCGCATCGCCCCCGGCTTACGCCTCCTCAAGGCAGAACTGGGGGTATATGGTTCCCTCGGCAACCACGACCACTACGCCAACGTCGATGCCGTCGCGGCACGGGTTCGTGCGTCAAATGTCGACCTGCTCGTCAACGCCAATCGAACATTCGATATCAACGGCGCCAGGCTCAACTTGATCGGTACGGACAATACCGGCTTCAACCAGCACTTCGCCGACATGCCGAAGGCACTCGCGGGCCTGGCCCCGCCTGAGCCCGGCGCTCAGTTGTCCCTCCTCCTCGCCCACGACCCGACCTACTGGGACGCGCACATCCGGCAGCAGTACCCGTTCATCGACCTCATGCTAAGCGGCCATACACACGGCGGCCAGATCGGCCTTGAGTTGGGGCCGCTCCGTTGGAGCCTTGCGCGTGTCGCTTACAGCCGGTGGGCCGGCCTCTATGCCGAAGAACGCGCCGAAGCCGGCGACCCGCAGTTCCTTTACGTAAACCGCGGACTGAGCACGGTCGGACCCCCGCTCCGTCTCGGCATCCGCCCTGAAATCACCCTGCTCACCCTGCGGCGCACCTCGGCGGCATGA
- a CDS encoding LptF/LptG family permease, whose protein sequence is MKRIHLQILRMFPGPFLGWLGTLIFLLVMQFLIRYLPDLVGKGLPLVVIGEIIAYNLAYMVVLAVPMSVLIANLMTFGRLAETNVYTVLKSAGVSVPQLIWPMLLLGAVITAGMWKFNSEVLPAANFRASSLWKDIRRKQPGFELTAGVFYDGINDYSILVREIPPDSSDLIDITIFDYSDKSVQQVLIKAASGRLVSLEQGSQVDLLLEDGEMHRVLNPRGRVQEDRYERLAFDRHRLSFDLSEFSFERSDPDDGYRTDRTMRSDEMIGYVDSLEASIAERSESLRTVGMRWMRDSLYAPVGAPIPGADPLDTTRTYAGSRIALRGLTELQANQAFDGALGTLRADRSVVEQINRSIDSEQQRADKYRVEIHKKYSIAVACLIFVLIGAPLGLSMRRGGLGVVGALAMGIFLFYWVTLVQGEKLADRGMLIPWVGMWGANIVMTILGAGLLGYVMFDLKARPLFRRAA, encoded by the coding sequence ATGAAACGGATCCATCTTCAGATCCTGCGCATGTTTCCGGGTCCGTTCCTGGGCTGGCTCGGCACGCTCATCTTCCTGCTGGTTATGCAGTTCTTGATCCGGTACTTACCCGATCTCGTGGGCAAGGGACTGCCGCTGGTCGTCATCGGAGAGATCATTGCGTACAACCTGGCCTATATGGTGGTACTGGCCGTACCCATGTCTGTCCTCATCGCCAATTTGATGACCTTTGGCCGGCTGGCGGAGACCAACGTCTATACTGTACTCAAAAGCGCTGGCGTATCCGTACCTCAACTAATCTGGCCGATGCTTCTGCTGGGGGCCGTCATCACAGCCGGCATGTGGAAATTTAATAGCGAGGTGCTCCCCGCCGCCAACTTCCGGGCGAGCAGTTTATGGAAGGATATTCGGCGGAAGCAGCCAGGATTCGAACTGACCGCCGGCGTGTTTTATGATGGGATAAACGACTATAGTATCCTCGTGCGGGAGATTCCGCCGGACTCGAGCGATCTGATCGATATCACGATCTTCGATTACTCAGACAAGTCCGTCCAGCAGGTACTGATCAAGGCCGCCAGCGGCCGGCTCGTCTCGCTTGAGCAGGGCAGCCAGGTGGATCTCCTCCTCGAAGATGGGGAGATGCACCGGGTGTTGAATCCTCGTGGGCGCGTCCAGGAGGACCGTTACGAGCGACTGGCGTTCGACCGCCATCGGCTCAGCTTCGATCTCAGTGAGTTTAGTTTCGAGCGCAGCGATCCGGACGATGGATATCGAACCGATCGCACCATGCGGAGCGACGAGATGATCGGCTATGTGGACTCCCTTGAGGCCAGCATCGCCGAGCGCTCGGAGTCCTTGCGTACGGTAGGGATGCGCTGGATGCGTGATTCGCTCTACGCACCCGTCGGCGCACCTATTCCTGGCGCAGACCCGCTGGACACCACGCGGACGTACGCCGGCAGCCGCATCGCCCTCCGCGGCCTGACCGAGCTGCAGGCAAATCAGGCCTTTGACGGCGCCCTCGGCACCCTCCGGGCCGACCGCTCTGTGGTCGAGCAGATCAACCGTAGCATCGACTCCGAACAACAACGCGCCGATAAATACCGCGTCGAGATCCACAAAAAGTATTCAATTGCCGTCGCCTGTCTGATCTTTGTCCTGATCGGCGCCCCCCTCGGCCTGAGCATGCGGCGCGGCGGACTCGGTGTGGTTGGCGCCCTGGCCATGGGCATCTTCCTTTTTTACTGGGTGACGCTCGTCCAGGGCGAAAAACTGGCGGACCGCGGCATGCTCATTCCGTGGGTCGGGATGTGGGGCGCCAACATCGTAATGACTATCTTGGGCGCCGGCCTACTCGGCTACGTCATGTTCGATCTCAAGGCGCGCCCTCTCTTCCGACGGGCGGCCTGA
- the rsmI gene encoding 16S rRNA (cytidine(1402)-2'-O)-methyltransferase yields the protein MMLYLVPTPVGNLEDITLRALRVLKEVPLIACEDTRTSGVLLDHFGITTARTSYHDHNERHKAPHLIARMEAGDDIALITDAGTPGISDPGFYLVRACHEAGIPVVALPGPTAFVPALVASGLPAERFVFEGFLPAKKGRKTRLLSLQAETRTIIFYESPHRLTRMLEQLKDAFGEERPAAVARELSKKFEEVRRGTLAELLTHYGAQEKVRGECVVVVAGSGREPRALPDESEEDA from the coding sequence ATGATGCTCTACCTCGTCCCTACTCCCGTCGGAAACCTCGAAGACATCACACTGCGCGCCCTGCGGGTTCTCAAAGAGGTGCCGCTCATCGCCTGTGAGGACACTCGCACGTCCGGCGTGTTGCTCGATCACTTCGGCATCACCACGGCGCGGACGAGTTACCACGACCACAACGAGCGACACAAGGCGCCTCACCTGATCGCACGGATGGAGGCCGGCGACGATATTGCCCTCATCACCGACGCCGGCACGCCCGGCATTTCCGACCCCGGCTTTTATCTCGTGCGGGCCTGCCACGAAGCCGGTATCCCGGTCGTCGCGCTCCCCGGTCCAACTGCCTTTGTCCCGGCGCTTGTAGCTAGCGGTCTACCGGCCGAACGTTTTGTGTTCGAAGGATTTCTGCCGGCAAAAAAAGGGCGAAAGACGCGCTTGCTCAGCCTCCAGGCCGAGACGCGCACGATCATCTTCTACGAATCCCCGCATCGGTTGACCCGGATGCTGGAGCAGCTAAAGGACGCCTTCGGCGAAGAACGGCCGGCGGCGGTTGCTCGTGAGCTGTCAAAGAAGTTCGAAGAAGTTCGCCGCGGCACCCTCGCCGAACTGCTCACGCACTACGGTGCGCAGGAGAAAGTCCGTGGCGAATGTGTCGTGGTGGTAGCCGGCAGCGGCCGGGAACCCCGTGCGCTTCCCGATGAAAGTGAAGAGGATGCCTGA